The following is a genomic window from Thermodesulfatator atlanticus DSM 21156.
TCCTTTCTTAACCTGGTTGGTAAAAATTTCCTTAACTTTTTCGTCAGGCATACTATCTCGATAAGGTCGCCTTTCTATAAGAGCCGTAAAAATGTCTGCCACTGCCATAATGCGCGTACCAAGGGTTAGTCTTTCTGCAGTTAACCCAAAAGGGTATCCTGAACCATCCAGTTTTTCATGATGAAAAGCCGCCCATTCAGCTATGGTTTCAAAGCCGTGAATAGAAGAAAGTATCATGTAAGTGTGATAGGTGTGTTGTTTTACAATATTAAATTCTTCTCGCGTAAGCTTTCCTGGTTTTTCAAGAATCGAATTAGGGACTACCAGTTTTCCAAGATCATGAAGGCTTGCCGCAATTTTCATGAGAAGTATTTCTTGTTCAGTAAGTCCACAAATATGAGAAAGGATAGTAGCACAAGCAACCACACCGCTAGAGTGGGTAGAGGTATATTTACTTCTAAAGTCGATTATTTTGCTGAAAAAAGTGGCCAACTGGGCTACTTCATCAAGGCTAATCTGGATGTGTTCTAATGGTCCGTAATTAAGTAGTATAGAATATAGCCTGGGTGAAACAATATCGAGCCAGCAGGCTTCTTGTTTGGCAAGACTCATAAAAAGATCAACTACATCTCGGTGAATTTCTTTCCCCGAAAGGGCTAGCACTTTGCCGGTAATATGACTACTTTGGTCAAGAATATAACGATTTCTATCAATAGAGCGCTCTACAAAATCAGCCAGGTTCAAAATTTGGGATTCAAGAACATAGGGATCATCTAGGTTTTTTCCCGCTTCTTGCCAAGTTTTCCAGGGGCGGTGGTGATAGCGCACCAGCGGTGCCATAGGGACAAGATAGGGGATAGATTTAAAAAGTCGTTCGCCTCTCACACAATGAGGGTTAAGGTCTTTTTCTTCTGAGCGGTGAAGGCGTAATTTGTCTTTTGGATTTAGGGCCCCTATATCGTGGAAAAGAGCCGCGATATAAATATGCCGTATTTTTTGGGCTTCAAGGCCAGCTAATTTGGCAAGCCGCCAGGAGAGATATGCCACCCTTATCTGATGGGTCGAAATGGCAGGGCTTGAAAGATCAATAGCATCTGAGACCGAAAGAAAAAAATTGTTGAGGTTGATCGTTATATCTCTAACCATACCAGAGTTATTTTCGGTCACTTGCTAAGAAAGCTTGAAAAATATTAAGAGGACATTAAACACCCGACATTGCTGATGCCAGGATTGCAAAAGTCTCTGATAAACAGCCTGTCCCCTTAAGAGCAAATTTATCCAGAACTCTGCGCCGGTTGAGCCAAGGATGAAATATTACTTGACAAAATGAGTAGAAAAATTTAGCTATTGTAAAAGAATATCAACAAGGGGTATTCGATGATTCAAAAACATCAAAAAGAAGACTATTTACCGCAGCTTGAATTGTTTAGGGAATATATTCGGCGCAAAGGGCTTCGGTTTACCCCTGAAAGGGAAACTATTGTCAAAGAAATCTTCTCCCTTGATTCCCATTTCGATGTAGATGAGCTTTATCTTCGCCTGCGCAATAAAGGGAAAAAGCTCTCAAAGGCTTCGATTTACCGCACTATTCCTCTTTTGATCGATTGTGGGCTTATCCAAGAGGTTTATCACGAAGACGGACACATGCATTATGAGCCAGCCACCCAGTATCCCCACGGGCATGTGCGTTGTTTAGAGTGCCGTAAGATTGAAGAATTCGAAGACGAACGCATCCAACAGATTGAACAAGAAGTAAAAGAAAAGTTGGGCTATCGCATCACAGGTTTGCGTTTTGAGCTACTGGGGTATTGTCCAGACTGCCTAAAAAAA
Proteins encoded in this region:
- a CDS encoding Fur family transcriptional regulator codes for the protein MIQKHQKEDYLPQLELFREYIRRKGLRFTPERETIVKEIFSLDSHFDVDELYLRLRNKGKKLSKASIYRTIPLLIDCGLIQEVYHEDGHMHYEPATQYPHGHVRCLECRKIEEFEDERIQQIEQEVKEKLGYRITGLRFELLGYCPDCLKKAHA
- a CDS encoding HD domain-containing phosphohydrolase encodes the protein MVRDITINLNNFFLSVSDAIDLSSPAISTHQIRVAYLSWRLAKLAGLEAQKIRHIYIAALFHDIGALNPKDKLRLHRSEEKDLNPHCVRGERLFKSIPYLVPMAPLVRYHHRPWKTWQEAGKNLDDPYVLESQILNLADFVERSIDRNRYILDQSSHITGKVLALSGKEIHRDVVDLFMSLAKQEACWLDIVSPRLYSILLNYGPLEHIQISLDEVAQLATFFSKIIDFRSKYTSTHSSGVVACATILSHICGLTEQEILLMKIAASLHDLGKLVVPNSILEKPGKLTREEFNIVKQHTYHTYMILSSIHGFETIAEWAAFHHEKLDGSGYPFGLTAERLTLGTRIMAVADIFTALIERRPYRDSMPDEKVKEIFTNQVKKGQLDGKIVKALFDHFDEIKQRVTTHQEIAQNTFLDYLTKPNSFKIAA